The DNA segment GAGCGCCGGCGCGCGCTCGCCCCAGAGCACGTGCAAAGGCATCGTCAAGAACGGCAGGTCGCGCGCGACGTCGCAGTCGAGCGCGCCGCCGGCGAACGCCGCCGGGACGTAGCGCGCGCCGGGCTGGTGCATTACCGCGTAGTAGTGCTCGACGATCTCGTCGGTAACGTGCGCGGGATCGCCGTAGACCTGCCGCTCGAGAAACCACCGGATCGACGGCTTCGAGCCCAGCACGTTGAAGAGCGCTTCGCCGACCAGCGGCGAGCGCAGCAGCACCGTCAGCGCCGAGCTCACGCCGCGCGGCCCTTTGTCGAGCGTTCCGGCGAGCCCGGCCGGGCAGATCACCGCGAGCCGCTCGATGCGGTCGTGCGCGCGCGCCGCGGCGCGAATCGCGAACGCCGCGCCGAGCGAGGACGCGACGAGCGCGGCCGGCTCGGCGCCGAACGCGTCGAGCGCCGCCGCGATCTGCTCGACGAACACGTCGGCGCCGTACGCGAGCTTCGGCTTGTCGGAGAGCCCGCAGCCGAGCAGGTCGAACGCGACGACGCGGCGCGTCTGCGCGAGCAGCGGGAAGAGCTTGCGAAACTCGTACGACGACGCGCCGGCCGAAACGCCGTGGACCAGCAGGACGAGCGGTCCGGTGCCGGCTTCGGTCGCGAAGATCTCGTGGCCGCGCCACGTCCACGCGCGGCGGGTTCCGCCGAGCGCGTTGGTGGGCAGCGGAGCGTTGCCGAGCGCGCGATTCGCCGCAGCGATCGCGCCGGTGACGCCCGCGCCGGCGACGAGAGGTCGAACGATTCTCTTCACGATGTCCTGCGGTCACGGAACGGCCAGCCGAAGCGGGCGGTTCCGTGCCTTCTTCACCGTACCCACAAGGACACGCCCCCGCGCTTGTCGCAAGGCGGGGCGTGGTCGCCCGCGTCCTCGGCGTGCTTGCCGTGCTCGCCGCGCTGAGTGTCCCCGTGCAAGCTTCGCCGTGCGGCGTACCGGTCGGGCGAGTCGTCACGCTCAAGTCGACCGAGCTGGACCCCGACGTCTTCGTCTGGGACGCCAAGCAGCGCGTCGTCGACTACGCGGGCGGGTTCTGGCACGACAGCCGCGACGTCATGCAGCACACCCTGCTGGCCAAGCCGGGGACCCGCGCCGTGATCGTGACGTGCAGCGCCGGGATCGTCCATCCGAAATACGCCGCCGACGCGCGCGACGCGATCGGGATCAAGCTCACCAACGGCCCGAACAAAGGCCGGTACGGCTGGGTCACCTCGGACGACATCCACCAAATCGTCGCCGGCCGCTGAGCGCCGAACGCTTTCGCCATTTGTCGACACACGTCGTGACGAACGGCTGATTCGTTCGCCATTTCCCTAATTGCAGGCGCGTGCGCGCCCTTTAGAATGAACGGGTGGAGAAGATCAGTGCCGGCGACACCGCCTGGGTCTTGGCATCGGCCGCCCTCGTCATGCTGATGACGCCGGGGCTCGGCTTTTTCTACGGCGGCCTCGTCCGCCGCAAGAACGTGCTTTCGACCGTGATGCACAGTTTCTTCATCCTGTGCCTGATCAGCGTGCAGTGGGTGCTGTGGGGATACTCGCTGGCGTTCGGACCCGATTGGAAAGGGCTCGGCATCATCGGCGACCTCTCGTGGATCGGCCTGAACGGGGTGGGGACGAAACCGAATCCGGACTACTCGGCGACGATCCCGCACCAGGCGTACATGGTGTTCCAGCTGATGTTCGCGGTGATCACTCCGGCGCTGATCAGCGGCGCGTTCGCGGAGCGCAAGCGGTTCAAGGCGTTCGTGCTGTTCAGCCTGCTGTGGGCGACGTTCGTCTACGACCCGCTCGCGCACTGGGTGTGGGGACACGGCGGCTGGCTGAACAAGCTCGGCGCGCTCGACTTCGCGGGCGGTACGGTCGTGCACATCTCCTCCGGCGTCTCGGCGCTCGTCGCCGCGTGGGTGCTCGGCAAGCGGATCACGCACAAGACGGGTGAGGAGGTCGAGCCGCACGACATCCCGATGGTCGTGCTCGGCTGCGCGCTGCTGTGGTTCGGCTGGTTCGGCTTCAACGCCGGCAGCGCGCTGGCGGCGAACGGGCTCGCGGTCAGCGCGTTCGTCAACACGAACACCGCCGCGGCGATGGCCGCGCTCACGTGGCTGACGATCTCGTGGGCGCACAAAGGCGTGCCGAGCGTCGTCGGCGCGACGGCCGGCGCCGTCGCCGGTCTGGTCGCGATCACACCTGCGGCCGGCTACGTCACGCCCGGCGCGTCGATCCTCATCGGTCTGATCGTTTCGCTGGTGTGCTACGGCGCGGTGATGCTGCGCGACAAGATGAACGTCGACGACGCGCTCGACGTGTGGGCCGTGCACGGCGTCGGCGGGACGGTGGGCGCGCTCGCGACCGGCTTGTTCGCGACGGTCGCGATCAACGCGGGCGCCGCGAACGGCTTCTTCTACGGCAACCCGGCGCAGCTCAAGGTGCAGGCGATCGCGGTGAGCGCGGCCTGGATCTTCAGCGGCGCGATGACGTTCGTCATCCTCAAGGTCGTCAACGTGATCGTCCCGCTGCGCGTCACCGAGCGAGAGGAAGCGATGGGACTCGACCTCTCGCAACATTCCGAGATCGCCTACAGCCCCTCATAACGCCGCAAGGAGCTTTCGTTCGGTGGAAATCATCGTCTCGTTGATCGCCTTCTTCGCCCTGATCGTCTCGTGGTTCGTCCTGCCGGCGGCGCCGCGGCAAGCGAAAGAAGTCCACGTGCGCGCCGCTCCGGAGCCGCTGGCCACCGCAGCGTAGCGCGCCGAAGCTCGCGCGAGCTTTCAGCGCGGGACGGCGTTGCGGTGGAACGCCAGGCCGCCGGGCCGGCGCTCCACCGTCACCGCGACGCCGTACGCGCGCGCGATCGACTCGGCGGTCAGCGCGCGTTCCGGCGGGCCGTCCGCGACGACGCCTTCGCACCCCAGCACGACGACGCGGTCGGCGAACGCGGCAGCCTCTTCGAGCTGGTGCAGCACCGCGACGACGAGCGCGCCGTCCTCCGCGAGCTCGCGGACGAGTTGCAGCGTCTCGACCGAGGCTTTCAAGTCGAGGTGCGACGTCGGCTCGTCGAGCAGCACGACCGCGGCGCGCTGCGCGATCGCGAGCGCGATCCAGACCCGCTGCCGCTCCCCGGCGGAGAGCGTTCCCAGCTCCCGCGCGCGAAACGGCGTAAGCCGGGTGCGCGCCAGCGCGTCGTCCACCACGGCCGCGTCGTGTTCGGTCGCCTCCCACTCCCACCAGCGGTGGTGCGGAAAGCGCGCCGCCGCAACCGCGTCGGCGACGCTCAGCGCGGCGAGAACCGGTTCGGTCGGATCGACCAGCGCGATCCGCTTGGCGCGTTCGCGCGCGTCGAGCGCGCGCACGGCGACGCCGTCCAAACGCACGCTTCCGGCGGCCGGCGCGAGCGCGCCCGCCATCGTGCGCAGCAGCGTTGTCTTGCCGACGCCGTTGGCGCCGACCAGCGCGACGAGGCCGCCCTCGAGCGCGAGCGAGACGTCGCGCAGCAGCGTTCGGCCGCCGCGCTCGATCTCGACGCGCTCGAGGGCGAGCGTCACCGCAGCGCTAGTTGCATTGACCGGCCGGTCCGATGCAGGCGCCGTTGTCGTCGTAGCTTCCCTGCGTCAGCGCGCCCTGCACGGATCCACCCGGCGCGGACGCCGAGTTGAGCTCGACGAGCGAGCCGCCGGATTTCGCCGTATTGAAGAACAGCGTCGCGCCGCTGATCAGCTTGGCGTGCACCGTGACGCTCGGCGTGAGCTTGATGCGCGCCGCGCCGCCCGGGTTCGACAGGGTGATGTCCTCGGGCGAGCGCGGTCCGTCGAAGCGCAGGTTGTACGTCGTTCCGCCGGGGAACGTGATCGTCGTGAGCCCGTTCAGCAGCACGTTGCTGCCGAACGTGAAGCGCGGATCGGTCGAGGCGACGTTGCGCGCGCCGAGCGCCGCGGCGAACTCGTCGTAAAGCTGCGCCCACGTCTCGCCGTTTCCGGCCTCGGCGACGATCGGGTGCAGGTTCGCGACGCTCGACGAGGACGGGCTCAGGTCGGCGTACAGCCGGTGCAGCGCCGCGTCGCCGCCGAACCGGTCGTACATGTAGCGCGCCAAGAGATACGCGCCGCCGTAGCTGCCCTGCGTGTTGTGGAAGAAGCCGTAGCTCGGCGTCTGCGACGTGCTCAGCGGGTCTTGGTCGTACCCGGTGAACGAGGGGATCGAGAAGTTCCCCGGCGCGAACATGTACGCCCAGGCGTCGTAGCGCGGCTCCCACGACTGCGGCGAGTTGACGCCGCTGCCGAGCACGAGATCCTCGGCCAGCTCGGAGCAGCCTTCGTCGACCACCGGGTCGTCGAAGTAGCCGGTAACGTTGTTCTGCAGCTCCGGGATCAGCACTTTGTTCAGCGCGTGGAGATAGTGCTGGAACTCGTGCGGCACCGAGCGCGGCATGTCGAGCGTGCGCCAGAACCCCTCGTCGGCGACCGTGCTGGAGCCCGTATTATACTTGTCGGCGCCGATGACGACCATCGGAAGCTGGTTGCTGGGTGCGTGCGGGCCTTTGAACGCACAGTTGAGCTCTTGGTCGTTCAAGTCGTTGCGGAAGTCGAAGTAGCCGCCCTCGCCGTTGGCGGCGAGTGCGTTCGTCACGAGGATGCTGACGTGGGGATCGGTTCCGGAGAGATCGACGGTCGGCTGATACGACGCTTGCGGCAACGGCGCCCCGGTGGTGTCGCATTGCGTGTACTGCTGGTTCGCGTGGAAGAAGGCCGGGCCGTAGGCGGCCGTCTCGCGCGCGTAGTCGGTGTCGAACGTGCTCGCGGTCGTGTTCCAGTCGGCCGCGGTCGTGTTGAAGCTCGGGTCGGTCGTGACCGCGTTCTCCACCCAAACGTAAGCGTGGTTGGAGACCGCTTGCAGCGTCGCCGGAACGTCGAGATAGCACTGACCGCCTTGGCTTTGATCGGGTGGATTGCACGTTCCGCCGACGCCCGTGATCGCGTTTTGCAGAACGTGGAACGTTCTGGTGGCGCCAACGGAGAAGCTCTGCGCCCGCCGCAGGCTCTCGGCCCGCCGGCTCAGCGGCACCCGCGAGCGGGACTGGGTTTGCTTCGCGTAGATGCGCGTCAGGGCACTGGTCCGCGGATCGAGCTGCGGACGGTACGGAAGGACCGCCACCCGCTCCATCGACATCGGCGCTCGCTGGTTCGCCGCAATGCGCACGGTTGCGGTGACGCGTGTGCGCGCGCCCGGCACTTGTCCGCCGGCGCTCTCGCTCGCGGTCACGTCGTATTCCGTCAAGCTGGTGCCGGCCGCGGCTTCGGCCGGCGTGTCGGTGCTCTGCACGACGAAGGTGCCGTCTGCCGACGCGTTCAGCATCGAGGATGCGAATTGGTTCGACGCGTTCGCCGCGAGCTGCGTCACGCCGCCGCTCGGCGCAACGTATCCGGCCGCGGGCGGCGTCGCCGTCGCAACCGGCGTCGGCGTCGGCGTCGGCAAACCGCCGCCTCCTCCGCCGCCCGGAATCGAGCCACCGCCGCCGCCGCCGCCACCGCATGCCGCTAGTGCGGCGAAAAAAACGACCGCGAGAGCCGGTCGCACCCGTGCGTTCATATGCATGGCGCCCTCCGTACGCCGCCCGCTCGGCTCGCACCCGTCGGCTCAAGCGTACGCATGTGCGGCACCGCGCAAATACAACACCAAGAACGTCGGTACGCCGACGAACGCGAGCAGCACGCCGAGCGGGATCTCAGCCGGTGCCGCAAGCGTGCGCGCGAACGCGTCGGCGAGCACGACGAGCGCTGCGCCGACCAGCACGCTCGCCGGAACGAGCGCGCGCAGATCGGGGCCGACGACGCGCCGCGCGAGATGCGGGACGACCAGCCCGACGAAACCGAGCAGCCCCGCGAGCGCGACCGCGGCCGCGGTCAGCAGCGTCGAGGCGACGAGCAGCGCCCACTGCAAGCGGGTGACGTCGACGCCGAGCGCGGCGGCGCGTCCTTCGCCGAGCCGCAGCACGTTGAGCGCCGGAATCGCCGCGGCGCCGATCAGCGCGCCGAGAATTACTTCAGGCGTGGCGGCGCCGAGATCGGACCAGCCGCGCCCGGCGAGCGAGCCGGCGAGCCAGGCGAGGATCGCTTCGCTCGCGGTGCCGCGCGCGAGCCGCTCGAGCGCGAGCGCGACGACCGCCGACAACAGCGCGGAAAGCGAGATGCCCGCCAGCACCAGCCGTTCCGCGTCGAGCCGCGGACCGCGCCGCGCGAGAACCGCGACCAGCACCGCCGTCGCCAACCCGGAGACGAATCCCAGCGGCGGAATCAGCACCGGTGCGACGCCGAGCGTCGCGGCGATCGCGATCGAAGCGCCGGCCCCGCTCGCGACGCCGGTCAGATACGGATCGACGATCGGGTTGCGCAACAGCGCCTGCAACAGCGTGCCGGCGAACGCGAGCGCGCCGCCGACGACCGCGGCGAGAACGACGCGCGGCACGCGCAGTTGCCACACGATCGTCGCCGCGTCGCCGCCCGACGAGGGATGGAGCAGCGCGTTGAGGAGCGCGTCGGGCGCGAGCGCGGCGCCGCCGAACGCGACGCCCGCCAGCATCGCGAGCGGGACCAGCGCGGCGAGCGCCGCCAGCCTCACCGCGTCGAGAGCTCCACCGCGAAGGTGCGTCCCGGCATCGGAAACCCGCCGACGTCTTCGTAGCGCTCGCCACCCAGATCGTAGACGCGCAGCGAGAGCAGCGCGCGCGGCGCGAGGCGCAAACGCGCGTACGCGTCGACGCGCGTGAACGGCGGCGCCGCGCCGAACGGATCCGCGTTGCGCCCGACCGAGTGCGCGACGAGCCCGGCCGCCGCGAGCAGCGCGCGCGGCGCGGCGGCGTACGCGAGCTCGACGTTCGAGACGATCACCGGCCGGCGCGGCAGCCGCTGCTCCGCGGCGGTGAAGTTCTGCGCGCGGTAGAGGTCGGTGAAGTTCACCCGCGCGGTCACGCCGTTCAGCGGCCGCGTCCGCACGTCCAAGGTGAAGCCGGCGATCGACGCGCGCTGCACGTTCTCGACGCTCGAGGACGTCGCGACGATCAGATCGTTGCCGGCGGTGACGAACCAGCCGAGGCTCGCACCGCCGAGCACGTTCGCCGCGTCGAACGCGAGGTCGAGGTTCTTCGTGCGCTCGGGATGCAAGTTCGGGTTCGAGAAACCGGGGTAGTACAGGTCGACCGCGGTCGGCGCGCGGAACGCGGTCGAAGCGTTCGCGCGCAGCGCGAGACCGTCGCCGATGCTCCACGTTCCGCCGAGCGAAGGCGCCAGCGCGCCGCCTTGCGCGCCGTCGCGCTCGGCGCGCAGACCGGCGTACGCGCGCAGCGTGCGCGTCAGCCGCAGCTGGTCCTGTGCGTAGACCGCCGTTTGCGCGAAGCCGTGCGCCGGCGGGCTGCCGTCGCCCGCGTCGATGCGGTCGGCGCCGTGCGCGAGGTCGACGCCGTAGACGAGCGCGCCGCCCTCGTTCTGCACGACGTCGCGCAGCGAGAGCTGCAGCCGCGACTCCACGTTCAGCAGCGCGAACGGCGCGCCGGTGAAGCTCTCCGCGGCGACCGGATCGCGGTAGACGAGCGACTCGCGCGTTCCGCTGAGGTCGAGCGTGAGCGCGGCGCGCCGCGTGGCGTGCGTGAACGAGGCGCGCGCGTCGGCGGTCACGTCGTCTTGGCGCGCGTTCGGGGTCACAAACGCGACCGTGCCCGGCACGCCGAGATGGCGCGCGACGATGCCGGCGTCGAGCGCGAGACCGAACGCGCCGAGATGCGTGGTGGTGCGCCCGCGCAGCGACGTCGAGGCGAGGTCGACGTCGGTGCGCACGCCGGCCGGATCGCTGCCGACGGCGGGAAACGCGAAGTCGTTGCGCGCGACGCGCCGCTCGAAGGCGATGTTCGGCGCGTCGATCACCAGCGCGTTCTCGCCGAACGTCGCCGCCGAAACGGTCGCGAGCGTCTCGCGCCGGTTTGGCGGCACGGTCACGATGTTGATGACGCCGCCGATCGCGCCGGTGCCGTACAGCGTCGCGCCGCTCCCTTCGACGATCTCGATGCGCTCGACGCCGGCGGTCGGCAGCGCGCCGAGGTCGATCGTGCCGATCTGCGCGCCGGCCAGCGGGCGCCCGTCGACGAGCACGAGCGTTTGGTTCGTGCCGGTTCCGCGCAGCGCGACGCCGGCGAACGAGCCGACCGGCCCGTTTCTGGTGACGACGACGCCGGGCACGTCTTCGAGCGCGGCGGCGACGGTGGTGAAACCGCGCCGCACGATCTCGGCTTTGGTGACGACGTACGTCGTCTTGCTGGTCGCGCCGGCCGGCTCGTCGCGGCGGTCGCTGGTCGAGACGCGGCCGATCTCGCCGAGCCCGGCGGTCGAAGATGAGGGCGAGGGGCTTGGCTCGGGCGCGGACTGCGCGAGCGCCGGCGCGCCGGCGAGTGCGATAAGGGCGGCGCAGAGTGCCGCGGAGGTGCGGAAGTGCATCGGGGTCCTTCCCTTGACGCGAGGGGTGAGGTTGATGAACGTCCGCGCGACGGTATCCTGGCTTCGCGGATCGATGCCTCGTGCTGCGGCCTTCCAGCCCTTCCGGACCGTGACGCGCAGCGGCTCCCCGCTGACAGTGGCGCGACCACGCCGGATTCTCACCGGCTTCCCGCGCACGCGAACTCGACCGGTGTTCGGGGCGCCGGTTGCGCGAATCCTGGTCCCGGTCGACGAGGTGCGAGCGTCTCGCCGCCGTATCGCCTCGCGGTGATCGTTCGCACCGCCGCACTGGCCGCGCTGATGGCGCTCGCGTCGTGCGCGCCGCCGCGATATACGACAGAAGTGAAGATGATCGCCGGGCCGCCGGTGAACCGCGTCGTCTCGCTGGTTCCGTCGATGACCGAAGATCTGTTCGCGGTCGGCGCGGGCGACAAGGTGGTCGGCGTCTCGACGTTCACCGACTATCCGCCGCAGGCGAAGCGGTTGCCGGTCGTCGCCACGTTCGCGTCGATCGCCACCGAACGCATCGTCGCGCTGCATCCAGACCTGGCGATCGGGATCGACGCGCAGGACCGGCTCGCCGGCGACCTGCGGCGCGCGCACGTTCAGGTGCTGCTCCTGCGCGACGACGGCTATGACGACATCTTCCGCAACCTGATCCAGATCGGCGCGGCGACCGGACATACCGGCGATGCGTTGGCGCTGATCAAGCACCTGCGCGCGCGGACGCAAGAGCTCGTGCGCAGCGTCAAGCCGCGAGCGCGCAAGCCTGCGGTGTTCGTCGTGCTCGGCAACGTCCCGGTCTACACGGTCGGCCACGGCTCGTACATCGAGCACCTCATCGAGCTGGCCGGCGGCCGCAACGCCGCCGGCGACGTGCGCGCGCCGTACGCGCGCTACAGCGCCGAAGCGCTCGTCGCGCGCCAGCCCGATCTCCTGATCGTCGATCCGGACATCCATCTGAACGAAGCGCTGAGCCGACCGCCGTGGAACGCGCTGCGCGCGGTGAAGCAGCACCGCGTCTACACCCTTCCCAACGCCGCGATCCTGGAACGCCCCGGCCCGCGCTACAACCAGGGCCTGGCGTGGCTGATCGCAACGATCGAGCGCGCCGCGTTGTCTAACCACCGTTGAACGTGCAAGAACACCGGCGTCTCTATCCGACCGGACCCGCGGCCCAGCGTGCGCTCGTCGTTGCGGTCGACCTGCAGGATCCGCAGCGGCCGCTCGCGCCCGAGCTGGCCGAGTTCGTCGCGCTCGCGAAGGCGGCCGGCGCGGCGGTCGTCGGCGAGGTCGTTCAGAAGCTCTCGCACGTCGATCCGGCGACGCTGGTCGGGAGCGGGAAGGCGCGCGAGATCGCCGAGCGAGCCGAAGAGCTGAACGCCGACGTGCTCTTCGTCTTCAACGACTTGCGGCCGCGCCAGCGCAACAACTTGGAGAAAGTCATCCCGCTGCCGATCGTCGACCGCACGATGCTGATCCTCGACATCTTCGCGCAGCACGCGCACTCGCGCGAGGGACAGCTGCAAGTCGAGCTGGCGCAGCTGCGCTACCGGCAGTCGAACCTCATCGGTGTCGGAGCCGCGCTTTCGCGGCTGGGCGGCGGCGTCGGAACGCGCGGCCCCGGCGAGACGAAGCTCGAAACCGACCGCCGCCGCATCGCGCAGCGCGTCACGCATCTGCAGCGGCAGCTCGAGGACGTTCGCAAGCAGCGCGGGACGCGCCGCGCCGGTCGCGGGCGCGATCCGTTCGTCGCGCTGGTCGGCTACACCAACGTCGGCAAGTCGTCGCTGCTCAACCGGCTCGCCGGGACGGGCCAAGGCGAAGGCGCCTTCGTCGCCGACCAGCCGTTCGCGACGCTCGACCCGACGCTGCGCCGGGCCTACGTCGCGCCCGGCACGAACGTGCGCCTCGCCGACACCGTCGGCTTCATCACCGCGCTGCCGCAAGAGCTGGTCAACGCGTTCCGCGCGACGCTCGAAGAGCTCGACGCGGCCGACGTGCTGCTGCACGTCCACGACGCCGCGAATCCCGACTGGCCGCGCCAGAAAGCCTCCGTCGAAGCGATCCTGCGCGAGCTGAAGCTGGAGGAAAAGCCGGTCATCGAGGTCTTCAACAAGATCGATCGGATCGACGCCGCCGGGCGCGCGGCGCTGCCGCCGAACGCGATCGAAGTCAGCGCCTCGACCGGCGAAGGGATCGACAAGCTGCGCGCCGCGGTCGCGCAACGCGTCGAGCCGAGCCGGTGATCGGGCGCGCGGTGCGCAACGCCGTGCTCGCGTGCGCGGCCGCCGCGGCATTGGCCGGCTGCGCGCCGCGCGAGCAAGCGAAGAGCACCGAGCGCGACCGCTACGTCAGCGCGTACGAGCAGCTTCACCCCTCCGTGGTGTTGTTCACGATGAAGATTCCCGCCGACGATCCGAAGCGCAAGGGCGAGTGGGACGACGCGTACGGGAGCGGAGTGGTCGTCGAGAGCGGTTCGTGGGGCTCACGCATCCTTACCGACGCGCACGTGATCGCCGACGCGAAAGACTTGGTGGCGACGGTCGACGACGGACCGCACGCGCCCGCGCGCGTCGTCGCGACGACCGGCGAGAGCGACGACCTCGCGCTCGTCGATGCGCCGCTCAAAAACATGAAGCCCGCGAAGCTCGGCACCATCGCGAACTTGGAACCGGGAACAGCGATCGGCGTCCTCGGCTACCCGATCCCCGACGCCTTCGACGACGAGCACCTCGGCCGCACGGTCTCGCTCTACACCGGCCGCGTCGCGAGCGTGCGCAAAGGCGCGCTCGAGCTCGACGTCGCGATCATCCCCGGCGAGAGCGGCGGCCCCGTCTTCGACGTCTCGACCGGCGAGGTCATCGGCATCGCCGAGTCGCGCTTCGAGGAAGAGCGCGCGATCGGTTTCGCCACCCCGATCGACGCCGCAACCCGCTTCCTCGCCGCCCACCGCCGAACCACCGCCGCTTCAAGACGCTAAGTCGGAGGTTTGGGGCGCTACAGTCCGGTGGTCGACTGGAGGCCGATCAGGCCGAGCTCGCTGGTTTGGTCCTTGCGGACGACGACTTGCGCCGTGTAGGTGTTGTAGCCCGGCGAGCTGATCGTAATCGTCTGCGTCCCGGTCGGGACGCTGTTCACGGTGAACGCGCCCTTGTCGGCCGGCGAGATGCGCATGACCTGGGTGCCGATCTGGATCGTCGCGTTCGGGATCGGCTGGTCCTGATGGTTGGCGTCGACCAGCCGCCCGGTCACCGAGCCGCGCTCGGTCACGCCCTCGGGGTTGGGGTTCTCGCAGCCCTTGGCGCCCAGCAAGGTCACCGCGGCAAGCGCGACCAGACCGAGGACGGAGGCGCGCCGGGTCAAGTTCGTGTATATCTTCAGGTCGTGTCTCCCTATGGTCCGGTCGCTATCTATCTCGCCGTCGCGTTCGCGGCTTCCCTCGGGTTTTGCATCCTCCCGGGTCTTCTCGCCAAGAAGAAGCCGAACCCCGTGAAATCGGAAGCGTACGAGTGCGGCGTCGAGCCGACCTCCGACGTCTCCGGGCGCTTCCCGGTGAAGTTCTACCTGATCGCGATGCTGTTCGTGATCTTCGACGTGGAGGCGGCCTCGTTCTATCCCTGGGCCGTGCAGATGCACGCGCTGCGGCTCTTCGGCCTGGCCGAGATGCTGATCTTCGTGATCGTGCTCGCCGTCGGCTACGCATACGTGTGGAAGCGAGGCGGTTTCGCGTGGCGCTGAACGGCGGCGGCGACTTTCTGCTCACGACGGTCGACTCGGTCGCGCGCTGGGCGCAAGCCTCCAGCGTCTGGCCGCTGACGATGGGGCTGGCCTGCTGCGCGATCGAGATGATGACCGCCACCGCGCCCGAATACGACATCGCGCGGCTCGGCTCCGAGGTCTTCCGGGCCTCGCCGCGGCAGGCCGATCTGATGATCGTCTCGGGCCGCGTCTCGAAGAAGATGGGACCGATCGTGAAGCGGCTCTACGATCAGATGCCCGAGCCGAAGTGGGTGATCTCGATGGGAGCCTGCGCCTCCAGCGGCGGCGTCTTCGACAACTACGCGATCGTGCAAGGCGTCGACACGATCATCCCGGTCGACGTCTACGTGCCGGGCTGCCCGCCGACGCCCGACGGTCTGCTCTACGCCGTCAACCTCATCCAGCAGCAGATCAAAGCCGGCGGCCGCGGCGGCGTCCTCGCCCGCGCCTGACGAGAAAGCCTACATGCCCAGCCCTCAAGCGCCTCCGGCCGGAGCGACCGCTCTGGACCCCACCGCGGTACGTCCCGATATCGCCGACGCGCGCGTCGTGCGCACCACGCCGGGCGAGCTGCGCGCCGTGCTCGACGGCCTGCGGAACGAGGGGATGACGATGCTGGTCGACGTCGGAGGCGTCGACTACCTCGAGCGCGTGCCGCGCTACGACGTCGTCTATCATCTGATGAAGATCACCACCGCGCCGGCGAGCCCGGCGCAGGTCGGAACGCCCGAGCGGGTGCGCGT comes from the Candidatus Eremiobacterota bacterium genome and includes:
- a CDS encoding alpha/beta fold hydrolase, with the protein product MKRIVRPLVAGAGVTGAIAAANRALGNAPLPTNALGGTRRAWTWRGHEIFATEAGTGPLVLLVHGVSAGASSYEFRKLFPLLAQTRRVVAFDLLGCGLSDKPKLAYGADVFVEQIAAALDAFGAEPAALVASSLGAAFAIRAAARAHDRIERLAVICPAGLAGTLDKGPRGVSSALTVLLRSPLVGEALFNVLGSKPSIRWFLERQVYGDPAHVTDEIVEHYYAVMHQPGARYVPAAFAGGALDCDVARDLPFLTMPLHVLWGERAPALNPRANADEFLRLARDARLTTFAHSGLLPHEEEPESVNATLEAFLTPLTAR
- a CDS encoding ammonium transporter, whose protein sequence is MSAGDTAWVLASAALVMLMTPGLGFFYGGLVRRKNVLSTVMHSFFILCLISVQWVLWGYSLAFGPDWKGLGIIGDLSWIGLNGVGTKPNPDYSATIPHQAYMVFQLMFAVITPALISGAFAERKRFKAFVLFSLLWATFVYDPLAHWVWGHGGWLNKLGALDFAGGTVVHISSGVSALVAAWVLGKRITHKTGEEVEPHDIPMVVLGCALLWFGWFGFNAGSALAANGLAVSAFVNTNTAAAMAALTWLTISWAHKGVPSVVGATAGAVAGLVAITPAAGYVTPGASILIGLIVSLVCYGAVMLRDKMNVDDALDVWAVHGVGGTVGALATGLFATVAINAGAANGFFYGNPAQLKVQAIAVSAAWIFSGAMTFVILKVVNVIVPLRVTEREEAMGLDLSQHSEIAYSPS
- a CDS encoding ABC transporter ATP-binding protein; translated protein: MTLALERVEIERGGRTLLRDVSLALEGGLVALVGANGVGKTTLLRTMAGALAPAAGSVRLDGVAVRALDARERAKRIALVDPTEPVLAALSVADAVAAARFPHHRWWEWEATEHDAAVVDDALARTRLTPFRARELGTLSAGERQRVWIALAIAQRAAVVLLDEPTSHLDLKASVETLQLVRELAEDGALVVAVLHQLEEAAAFADRVVVLGCEGVVADGPPERALTAESIARAYGVAVTVERRPGGLAFHRNAVPR
- a CDS encoding iron ABC transporter permease, giving the protein MRLAALAALVPLAMLAGVAFGGAALAPDALLNALLHPSSGGDAATIVWQLRVPRVVLAAVVGGALAFAGTLLQALLRNPIVDPYLTGVASGAGASIAIAATLGVAPVLIPPLGFVSGLATAVLVAVLARRGPRLDAERLVLAGISLSALLSAVVALALERLARGTASEAILAWLAGSLAGRGWSDLGAATPEVILGALIGAAAIPALNVLRLGEGRAAALGVDVTRLQWALLVASTLLTAAAVALAGLLGFVGLVVPHLARRVVGPDLRALVPASVLVGAALVVLADAFARTLAAPAEIPLGVLLAFVGVPTFLVLYLRGAAHAYA
- a CDS encoding TonB-dependent receptor, which translates into the protein MHFRTSAALCAALIALAGAPALAQSAPEPSPSPSSSTAGLGEIGRVSTSDRRDEPAGATSKTTYVVTKAEIVRRGFTTVAAALEDVPGVVVTRNGPVGSFAGVALRGTGTNQTLVLVDGRPLAGAQIGTIDLGALPTAGVERIEIVEGSGATLYGTGAIGGVINIVTVPPNRRETLATVSAATFGENALVIDAPNIAFERRVARNDFAFPAVGSDPAGVRTDVDLASTSLRGRTTTHLGAFGLALDAGIVARHLGVPGTVAFVTPNARQDDVTADARASFTHATRRAALTLDLSGTRESLVYRDPVAAESFTGAPFALLNVESRLQLSLRDVVQNEGGALVYGVDLAHGADRIDAGDGSPPAHGFAQTAVYAQDQLRLTRTLRAYAGLRAERDGAQGGALAPSLGGTWSIGDGLALRANASTAFRAPTAVDLYYPGFSNPNLHPERTKNLDLAFDAANVLGGASLGWFVTAGNDLIVATSSSVENVQRASIAGFTLDVRTRPLNGVTARVNFTDLYRAQNFTAAEQRLPRRPVIVSNVELAYAAAPRALLAAAGLVAHSVGRNADPFGAAPPFTRVDAYARLRLAPRALLSLRVYDLGGERYEDVGGFPMPGRTFAVELSTR
- a CDS encoding ABC transporter substrate-binding protein, which encodes MIVRTAALAALMALASCAPPRYTTEVKMIAGPPVNRVVSLVPSMTEDLFAVGAGDKVVGVSTFTDYPPQAKRLPVVATFASIATERIVALHPDLAIGIDAQDRLAGDLRRAHVQVLLLRDDGYDDIFRNLIQIGAATGHTGDALALIKHLRARTQELVRSVKPRARKPAVFVVLGNVPVYTVGHGSYIEHLIELAGGRNAAGDVRAPYARYSAEALVARQPDLLIVDPDIHLNEALSRPPWNALRAVKQHRVYTLPNAAILERPGPRYNQGLAWLIATIERAALSNHR
- the hflX gene encoding GTPase HflX — encoded protein: MQEHRRLYPTGPAAQRALVVAVDLQDPQRPLAPELAEFVALAKAAGAAVVGEVVQKLSHVDPATLVGSGKAREIAERAEELNADVLFVFNDLRPRQRNNLEKVIPLPIVDRTMLILDIFAQHAHSREGQLQVELAQLRYRQSNLIGVGAALSRLGGGVGTRGPGETKLETDRRRIAQRVTHLQRQLEDVRKQRGTRRAGRGRDPFVALVGYTNVGKSSLLNRLAGTGQGEGAFVADQPFATLDPTLRRAYVAPGTNVRLADTVGFITALPQELVNAFRATLEELDAADVLLHVHDAANPDWPRQKASVEAILRELKLEEKPVIEVFNKIDRIDAAGRAALPPNAIEVSASTGEGIDKLRAAVAQRVEPSR